The following are encoded in a window of Lactobacillus panisapium genomic DNA:
- a CDS encoding LysR family transcriptional regulator: MDIKRLVTFINLVETQNFTQTAKIMHVTQPTVTNDINAIENELGVKLFNRNKRSVHVTPNGWAFCQKIRPLINSYYSAVQDIQKKNAEDSSQITLGYSYSLFNDLYLPIWIKQFKKIHPEVKFVLENLTHNELKQRLLAGELDVMITTSKESADLNSIKSYQIESETFQAIVPKANPLSKRSSLKLDDFQGERMLFLDGNWAAVDLISLQNRLIQLNDQLNVTYASDLPSLNILIKSGQGIAVGLYCIYAELDASLTYVPLEWEPTVDLIMIMQKNNDQRLPHQFIRFIQDFEKQRMQKKTL; this comes from the coding sequence ATGGATATTAAACGATTAGTAACATTTATAAATTTAGTTGAAACACAGAATTTTACGCAAACCGCTAAAATAATGCACGTAACGCAGCCAACGGTTACTAACGATATCAATGCAATTGAGAACGAGCTAGGGGTAAAATTGTTTAATCGTAATAAGCGGTCTGTACATGTTACGCCAAACGGCTGGGCGTTTTGCCAGAAAATCAGACCACTTATTAATAGTTATTATTCCGCGGTGCAAGATATTCAGAAAAAGAATGCGGAGGATAGCTCACAGATAACTCTTGGCTATTCGTATTCTCTTTTTAATGACTTGTATTTACCGATTTGGATTAAACAATTTAAAAAAATTCACCCGGAAGTAAAATTTGTTTTAGAAAATCTTACTCATAATGAGTTAAAGCAGCGTCTATTGGCAGGTGAATTAGACGTAATGATCACAACCAGTAAAGAAAGTGCGGATTTAAATAGTATTAAAAGCTATCAGATTGAGTCAGAGACTTTTCAAGCAATTGTACCTAAAGCTAATCCTCTTAGTAAGCGGTCCTCATTAAAATTAGACGACTTTCAGGGCGAAAGAATGCTATTTTTAGATGGTAATTGGGCGGCCGTTGATTTAATTAGCTTGCAAAATCGCCTGATTCAGCTAAATGATCAACTAAACGTTACTTATGCGAGCGATTTGCCATCTCTTAATATCCTTATTAAAAGTGGTCAGGGAATTGCAGTAGGACTGTATTGTATCTACGCAGAGCTTGATGCCAGCTTGACATATGTGCCGCTAGAATGGGAGCCAACAGTTGATTTAATAATGATTATGCAAAAAAATAATGACCAAAGACTACCACATCAATTTATCAGGTTCATTCAAGACTTTGAGAAGCAGCGCATGCAAAAAAAGACACTTTAA